In Mucilaginibacter boryungensis, a single window of DNA contains:
- a CDS encoding TonB family protein, translating to MMKRLVLYIVLSFSCCAVFAQPAFKGGEQALAAFLKDHIVYPEFSVKNCIGATIQISFRVNKNGTVDQVKASPGLGIDLDDEAVRVVKMTRGHWILQPGIEAANLTIPIRFEPDMSRCATTTQMSREQAITAYRNRQELENAVTNYYENKYAGKADTSKESYILALKKQLGFDDELIDDVLQQAADKLKQGDQDGACTDWKFIRNIGSDRADKFITQYCK from the coding sequence ATGATGAAACGTTTGGTTTTATATATAGTCCTGTCATTCAGCTGTTGTGCGGTATTTGCCCAGCCCGCCTTTAAAGGCGGCGAACAAGCACTTGCTGCCTTTTTGAAAGACCATATCGTTTATCCGGAATTTTCGGTAAAGAACTGTATTGGCGCCACTATACAGATAAGTTTCAGGGTTAATAAAAATGGGACTGTAGACCAGGTAAAAGCCTCACCTGGTTTAGGCATCGACCTGGATGATGAAGCTGTGCGCGTGGTAAAAATGACCCGTGGGCACTGGATATTACAGCCCGGCATTGAAGCCGCCAATTTAACCATCCCCATCCGTTTTGAGCCAGATATGTCGCGCTGCGCAACAACTACACAAATGAGCCGCGAACAAGCCATTACGGCCTACCGCAACCGGCAGGAGCTGGAAAACGCGGTAACTAATTATTACGAAAATAAATATGCCGGTAAAGCAGATACCAGCAAAGAAAGCTATATACTGGCCCTGAAAAAACAACTGGGTTTCGATGATGAACTTATTGACGACGTACTACAACAAGCCGCTGATAAACTAAAACAAGGCGATCAGGATGGCGCATGTACCGACTGGAAATTTATCCGCAATATTGGCAGCGACCGTGCCGATAAGTTTATTACACAGTATTGTAAGTAA
- a CDS encoding ArnT family glycosyltransferase — translation MNPQTNPVYFKWLYILIGMGVLVNFSGLFITIIGPDGTFYASIAKTMVQRQDYIDLYAQGKEFLDKPHFPFWVTALFFEAFGFQTWAYKLPGILFLMMGAVYTYRFAKALYNQEIALWSVLILLTAEHIIISNNDVRAEPYLTGLIIAAIYHLYRAYTRNNYWQLLWGCVFTALSIMTKGMFAVIPIGGAIVGHLIITKQWRQLFHLRWLLAIVLTAIFILPEIYCLYQQFDLHPEKLVFDKHNVSGVKFFFWDSQFGRFFNTGPIKGSGDPFFFVHTLAWAFLPWSLLLFAAIYQSIRKQSKDVKNSQWFCLCGALLTFLVFSASKFQLPYYLNIVFPLFAIQLAAYLSGVQENKSRYAIQRAQSVIIVLLLGVIVALQYFFKPAGPIWPVVIIIIVLLIMLMSIPKHVGVTDIRKTFIRTVITAFVVNLYLNLAFYPSLLKYQAGSEAAFDINRLNTHNYPVAQTGDAYNFPLDFYIRGKIQTIDPYGRGPIPAKPFYLFGNSHFVNGLIKKGWDTEPVKSYDNYWISMLKPQFLNRKTRREVLDTVVVVLVK, via the coding sequence ATGAACCCGCAAACCAACCCTGTTTATTTTAAGTGGCTTTATATTTTAATTGGCATGGGAGTGCTGGTTAATTTCAGCGGGTTATTCATCACTATTATTGGTCCGGATGGAACCTTTTATGCCAGCATTGCCAAAACCATGGTACAGCGGCAAGATTATATTGATCTGTACGCCCAGGGCAAGGAATTTTTAGATAAGCCCCATTTCCCGTTTTGGGTTACCGCTTTGTTTTTCGAGGCATTTGGCTTTCAAACCTGGGCATATAAGCTGCCAGGCATCCTGTTTTTAATGATGGGTGCGGTTTATACTTACCGTTTCGCTAAGGCACTGTATAACCAGGAAATAGCCTTATGGTCGGTATTGATATTGCTGACAGCCGAACACATTATTATATCCAATAATGATGTGCGTGCCGAGCCGTATTTAACCGGGCTGATCATCGCAGCTATTTATCATTTATACCGGGCCTATACCAGGAATAATTACTGGCAGCTATTGTGGGGCTGCGTGTTCACCGCGTTATCTATTATGACTAAGGGCATGTTTGCCGTTATTCCTATCGGGGGCGCTATTGTTGGGCATTTAATAATTACCAAACAATGGCGGCAGCTTTTTCATTTACGCTGGCTGCTGGCTATTGTGCTTACCGCGATTTTTATATTACCCGAGATATATTGCCTGTACCAACAGTTTGATCTGCATCCCGAAAAGCTGGTTTTTGATAAGCACAACGTATCGGGTGTAAAATTCTTTTTTTGGGATAGCCAATTTGGGCGCTTTTTCAACACCGGTCCCATAAAAGGCAGCGGTGACCCATTCTTTTTTGTGCATACCCTGGCCTGGGCTTTTTTGCCGTGGTCGTTATTATTATTCGCGGCTATTTACCAATCCATACGCAAGCAAAGTAAGGATGTTAAAAACAGCCAATGGTTTTGTCTGTGTGGGGCTTTACTTACCTTTTTGGTTTTCTCGGCATCTAAATTTCAGCTCCCTTATTATCTCAATATCGTTTTCCCACTTTTTGCTATTCAATTGGCGGCTTATCTGTCGGGCGTACAAGAAAATAAAAGCAGATACGCGATACAGCGGGCGCAATCGGTAATTATTGTATTGCTGTTGGGAGTAATTGTAGCCCTGCAATATTTTTTCAAACCCGCCGGGCCAATTTGGCCGGTGGTAATTATCATCATAGTGTTGTTGATCATGCTGATGTCTATCCCCAAGCATGTGGGCGTTACCGATATCCGCAAAACCTTTATCCGCACGGTTATTACAGCGTTTGTGGTCAATCTGTATCTTAACCTGGCGTTCTACCCGTCATTATTAAAATATCAGGCTGGCAGCGAGGCGGCGTTTGATATAAACCGCCTGAATACCCATAACTACCCGGTAGCGCAAACCGGTGATGCCTACAATTTTCCGCTCGATTTCTACATCCGGGGAAAAATACAAACGATCGATCCATATGGCCGTGGCCCTATCCCGGCAAAACCATTTTATCTGTTCGGGAATAGTCATTTTGTTAACGGGTTAATTAAAAAGGGCTGGGACACCGAACCGGTGAAATCGTACGATAATTACTGGATATCGATGCTAAAACCGCAGTTTTTGAACAGGAAAACCCGCCGGGAGGTATTAGATACGGTAGTTGTAGTACTGGTGAAATAG
- a CDS encoding phosphoribosyltransferase family protein produces MSDKRIPILTHQQIQQKLDRIAYQILEDNFDETELVIAGILPRGNFLAARLKKILDKIAPFKSMLITIEIDKVASHLTAKLDTDIAVCANKVVILVDDVLNSGKTLAYGFGVFLDVPLKKLRTVVLIDRNHKNFPVTTDYAGIALSTVLKEHVEVVLSEEGGQDEVYLR; encoded by the coding sequence ATGTCCGATAAACGCATACCGATACTTACTCATCAGCAAATTCAGCAAAAGCTGGACAGAATTGCTTACCAGATATTAGAAGATAATTTCGATGAAACCGAACTGGTAATTGCCGGTATTTTGCCCCGCGGCAACTTCCTGGCCGCGCGCCTGAAGAAAATATTGGATAAAATAGCCCCGTTCAAAAGCATGCTTATTACCATTGAAATTGATAAAGTAGCTTCTCATTTAACAGCTAAATTGGATACCGATATTGCCGTATGCGCTAATAAAGTAGTGATATTAGTTGATGATGTGTTAAACAGCGGCAAAACCCTGGCCTATGGCTTCGGCGTTTTCCTTGATGTGCCGCTTAAAAAGCTGCGTACAGTGGTCTTAATAGACCGCAATCATAAAAACTTCCCAGTAACTACAGACTATGCGGGAATAGCCCTGTCAACCGTTTTAAAAGAGCATGTAGAAGTAGTGCTAAGCGAAGAAGGCGGCCAGGACGAGGTTTATTTGAGATAA